The Vibrio coralliirubri DNA window AAAGCTTACAATTCATTGCTTTACATAAAATATCTTTACGTAAAAATAAATCACAAAAAGACCAAATGATAAATAAATGTTAAATACCCTTTGCTTGTTTACAATTTATGCAATATAAATATCCTTAAAAAGAGCATTTTGTATACAAAGTGACATCGTATTGTTCAAAGGAGACAACAATGATGAATGACGTAAAAGAGAGAGAAGAAGTACAGTGTATGCAGGTACTCGGGAAGATGGACAACTCCGAGTACAAAGAGATCTTGTCTAAAGATGCATTAAAATTCTTAGAAGCTCTCGTCAATAAGTTTGGAGATCGCCGTCATGCCCTGCTAAGTGACCGCGACGTAAAACAAGCTCAATATGACGAGGGTGAGTTACCCAATTTCAGAAAAGACACCATTTCCATTCGTCAGAATAAAGAGTGGAAAGTGGCAACACCACCACCAGAGCTACTTGATCGCCGCGTAGAGATCACCGGCCCTATCGAAAGAAAGATGGTGATCAACGCGCTAAACTCAGGCGCGAAAGTCTTCATGTGTTGCTTTGAGGATGCGTCTTCCCCGACTTGGGCCAATATGGTCGAAGGGCAAATCAACCTAAGAGATGCCAACCTTGGCACCATTAGTTACTTCGATGAGAAGAAACAGAAGAGTTACCAGTTAAACGACGATCCTGCACTGCTGATTGCCCGCCCACGTGGTATTCATTTACCTGAGCAGTCCATTCAATTCAACAATCAGCCTATCGGCGGTTGCTTGATGGACTTCGCCTTGTACTTTTTCCATAACTATCAATCACGTGCACAACAAGGTTTAGGGGTTTACTACTACATTCCAAAACTTGAAAGCATGGAAGAAGCACAATGGTGGGACGATATTTTCAGCTTCACCGAAAACTATTTCCATGTACCAAAAGGCACCATTCGCGCGACAGTATTGATCGAAACGCTACCAGCCGTGTTCCAGATGGAAGAGATCTTGTATGCAATGCGTGATCACAT harbors:
- the aceB gene encoding malate synthase A codes for the protein MMNDVKEREEVQCMQVLGKMDNSEYKEILSKDALKFLEALVNKFGDRRHALLSDRDVKQAQYDEGELPNFRKDTISIRQNKEWKVATPPPELLDRRVEITGPIERKMVINALNSGAKVFMCCFEDASSPTWANMVEGQINLRDANLGTISYFDEKKQKSYQLNDDPALLIARPRGIHLPEQSIQFNNQPIGGCLMDFALYFFHNYQSRAQQGLGVYYYIPKLESMEEAQWWDDIFSFTENYFHVPKGTIRATVLIETLPAVFQMEEILYAMRDHIVAMNCGRWDYIFSYIKTLKNHKDRILPDRHGIGMDQEFLNAYSQLLVRTCHARGALAMGGMSAFIPAKDPQEMARVTAKVIEDKQRESQNGHDGTWVAHPALVDLAMSIFDKHLDGKVNQMDFQSPDHVINADSLLKPCEGSRDEAGVRKNIRIALYYIEAWIQGYGCVPIYGLMEDAATAEISRANIWQWIHHGVTLDDGQTFTKSLFHSWLYQELDTIKHEVGDSRYAAGRFEETADLFYQLSTADEFAAFLTLPSYGLLQESS